The window gtgcaaaaaatgataggctgttcagctaaaatgatctccaatgccttaaaatggagagcaaaaccagacagacgtggaagaaaacggaagacaaccatcaaaatggatagaagaataaccagaatggcaaaggctcagccaatgatcacctccaggatgatcaaagacagtctggagttacctgtaagtactgtgacagttagaagacgtctgtgtgaagctaatatattttcaagaatcccccgcaaagtccctctgttaaaaaaaaggcatgtgcagaagaggttacaatttgccaaagaacacatcaactggcctaaagagaaatggaggaacattttgtggactgatgagagtaaaattgttctttttgggtccaagggccacaggcagtttgtgagacgacccccaaactctgaattcaagccacagtacacagtgaagacagtgaagcatggaggtgcaagcatcatgatatgggcatgtttctcctactatgtatggtgttgggcctatttatcgcataccagggatcatggatcagtttgcatatgttaaaatacttgaagaggtcatgttgccctatgctgaagaggacatgcccttgaaatggttgtttcaacaagacaatgacccaaaacacactagtaaacgggcaaagtcttggttccaaaccaacaaaattaatgttatggagtggccagcccaatctccagaccttgatccaattgagaacttgtggggtgatatcaaaaatgctgtttctgaagcaaaaccaagaaatgtgaatgaattgtggaatgttgttaaagaatcatggagtggaataacagctgagaggtgccacaagttggttgactccatgccacacagatgtcaagcagttttaaaaaactgtggtcatacaactaaatattagtttagtgattcacaggattgctaaatcccagaaaaaaaaatgtttgtacaaaatagttttgagtttgtacagtcaaaggtagacactgctatttttttgaacacacccctttcaactaattgcccaattgcacagccttaagagagtgcatatcatgaatgctgggtcttgtttgttttctgacaatctactgaacctactggtaacttgtttgccacgtagcaataaaaaatatactaaaaaccttgattattctggttagtcacattgtactgctattattttgaacaatactgtataaggCGCTCCGATTTATTAGGCCTACTGTCGATTTTTGAGAAAATTTAAGGATTTTAAGggtgccttatagtgcggaaaatacggtaagcaTTAATTCATTAAGCATTAAATTAAAGTGTAATGCTGTAAACAACCTTCAtagtcacgggaagaaggaggcgggaaccggcggacatttaaataaagctttaataataaaataatcacaatacAGCGCAACAGCCTCTCACAGACGAcagccgcgcacaaacaaaaccaataaacaaaataaaaacaacagggTGGCCATGACAGGAGTTGTTTTCGGAGGTTGTGTTTTACGCTGTGACCTGAAACAAAAGATAAATCGGCATTATTTgtctaaatacttttatttatcttAAGTTCATGGCGACTGATGATCAAACTAAACCAACAAAAAGCTTAACTAGTCTTAGACGCCGTACCTTAAACCAGTCGTGGAGATGCATCTTGTCCAGACTGAGTCTCTTCTGTGGATCAGGCTGCAGACAATCACAAATCATCTGGCAGCATTCTGTGaagagtagaaaaaaaaaagaatatattttatatattatattataaacgtATACTTTAAACCTGCTCTCTTTGAAGCTATTGGTCCTTTTTGTATGATCTGGAGTTCATTCTTTGATGAAGAGCTCACCTTTTGACAAGCCAGGTCTGGTCCAGAGGTTCACAGTGATCTTGTGTCGATCGATGGATGTAGGGCAATCCCCGCACAGCATTTCAAACAAGATGAACCCTAGTGTCCACACTGTGGTTGGCTTTGCTTTGTACCTGCCCTTCAAGTTGAACTCAGGTGGACAGTACTCTTTCGTGCCTGCAGGAAAGATGTCTGATGTTTAATCAATTATCGCAGCATGTTGAGTGCATATAAGATGTGTATCTGTGAGATAATTAATAAAGCGCTTCATAACACATACCACAAAAGGATTTGAAGGCAGATCTCTTCATGACTGCACCGCAGCCGAAGTCAATTAATTTGACCTCCATGGTGTCCTGGTTCACCAAGATGTTCTCCAGTTTTATATCACGATGGAACACGCCACGATCACAGCAAGTTTTAGCCGCATCAATGATCTGCCGCATAATATTTCTAGCAATCCCCTCGTCAAGCTTTTCTTCATCATCCACAAAAGTAAACAAATCCACGCAAGGCACTGGTCGCTCCATGACTATCACGTAGTGATCTGTGTCATCCTCCCAGTCAAGCAGCTTAATGATCTGGGAAACGCTGGGGCCATTGTTGGCCATGAGCATCAGGCCAATCTCCATTGGCAGACGTTTGGGATGACCACGCTAACAGAAAGAAAACATGATGCTTAGATGGAGGTGGTTTCCcaaattattcacaaataatttCTAGTAAAGCTCAACTGTAGACTGTGGTTAAAATGAATATAGGGTGTGATCAACTGAAAAGAGTGAAAAAGAGACAATGAAACAGAGAGTGCAGTCTACTCACCACTCTGATGTATGACATGTCTGGCGACTTCTCTGAACATTTCACAGCCACCTAATCCACAAAACAAAGAACGAATAATTAGCACGCGCAGATAGTTGATATCCCTCTAGTCATAAATCCTAAACAGATCAAATTGTGTACCTTAAGTCCATCCTCGCAGCGAGTCCCTTCATAAACTCTGCCACATCCTCCTTCACCAAGCATGCGGCCGATTTTATATTGCTTGTGGCCTGTTATCACACAAACAATTGTGATGAGTatgaaatgcaattttatattatactgtTTATATAATGGTTTCTAATAACATTTTCTAATTCTCCCAGATTTCTTCTACTTACCCTTGTCCAGGATGTCCTGCACGAGCTGTTCCTCAGTAGAGAGGACTTCCTCTCTCCCTGCCTCCGTTCTCCCTCCATCGTTCTCACCAGCACTAACAGGCGTCTCTTCAGACCTGGTGGGGGAGTCTTTGGGTTGTACGCTGTGCTCGTGTACACTTTGGTCTACTAACAGATTTAGCACAAGTTTTGAATTAATATcctaaaaaaagagtttaagaAAATGTTACTGTCACTCAAAAATGTTTGGTGTGATAATGTtagcagtgtttttcttttccttaatGAAAAGGAAGAGTAAGAGAAGTTTCTGTAATTGAAGAATCAGTCATTTGTCAATATTTGCATCATCATGACATGTTTTTGTGATTGTACCATCGCTATCTCTCCAGTGCGTTCCCGCCTCTGTCCAGTATTTCTCTTCCACTTCGGCCAGATCATATGTTCCAGCTCCACTGCAAGGAAAGTGAAGAGCAGGCCACTTCCAgaagctcttcttcttcttcttcttcttcttcttcttcttcttcttctcttctctcccttcctcctctcttcctccatcaATCTCAGCAGCACTAACAGACAGATGAGGATGACGGCTCTCTGATGTGATGGGGCCGTCTTTGGGATGTACACAGCGTTCATTCTGGTCTATTAACAGACAAACAATTGAGGTAAATatgaaatacaattttacatGTAAATTTGAATCTGTACTAGTATTTATATCATGTCCTAATTCTCATATATGTTTTAATCTTACTCTTGTCCAGGACGCTGTGTTTCTGCTGTTCCTCAGCAGCAAGGAGGTCTTCAGGAGCTGGATctatatcaattaaataaattaaaaagagtgAAATTTTATACACTGAAATTATTCTGTTCTTGATTTAGGAGTAGGTCTGAATTGAATTTATATCCTACAATTTAaactcttaaaataataataataataatatgtttcctGTTACTCTAAAATGTTTGGTGTGATAATTACAGCAGTGTTTTGGGATAGtgatcatttttataattattttattttataataatgataaggGGGAATAACAGAAATTCCTGTGACTGAATATTTAGTGATTGATCAGTTTTTGATGTGAGTGTACCATCGCTATCTCTCCACTGTGTTTCCGCCTCTGTCCCGTATTTCTCCTCGGCTTTGGCCAGGTCATATGTTCCCTTTCTGCGGGAAGGAAAGTGAAGAGCGGCCCACTTCCAGAAGCTCTTCATCGTTCTCCCTCCATCGGTCTCAAGAGCACCAACCGGCGCCGGTTGACGGTTCTCCGTCATGATGGGGGAGTCTTTGGGGTGTACACAGGGTTCTTCTACACACTCCAAACCAGTCGCTTTTTTTAGTCTTGAAAGTAGTCCCACGATAACACCGTTTGTCAGTCGCTAACAGTCGCTACCAAATATGTTACTCCCAAGACTTCAAAGCACAAAATGAACAAGTGATTTTCATGCCTTTATATACCTTCATGGCCGAATTGTGACGTCATAAATTCCCGCGCGTaatggaatacaaaaaaaaaaaaaaaaaaagaacatacgtCATCTGGTCCTTTCAAACGATAACATTCATTTCCAATGATGTTCAATGCTAACGACAATTTGTTGTATCGTGTACATCGCGGGGTGTAAGTATAgcagttttataaattttatgaCACCTTAAAgcataaagaaacaaaagaaaacagaagGTCTCTTGTACTCTCATAAACAGTGGTAACCCGGGTTTAAATTGGGCAAGTGCGGTCAGGGGTTTGATCCCCGCACTGAGACTCAGAGGCTCGACATTAGCGCTTCATTAACACGAGACAAGTAAAGTTTAGTTAAGCATGCTGaggtaaaaaaaatctaaatgaaaagttttatatttaaaatacagttagtTATGCAACATCACACAAAGTTTTTACCATTAAGACTGTTTAACGGAATAATAAACAGTTAAATAagcaattacaataatattaggtCACTTACATTTTAGGCGGAACCCAGCGCACCTCACGATAACAGCCGATTCATTCCTGAATAATTCCCTGTTCTGAACGAATcggttgagtcaatgattcagtagcTCACATCtgatgaatcagccgtttgaacgaatcgCTTGAATGAACaactcagtgactcactcataaaacGCTCACTGCTGGCACCTACTGGCggtttaatttagttaaaaagtatccTTTCCAACATAATTTCTTGTTTGtatattccaaaaaaatatttgaaacaaatTTCATAACATTATTCAAtgcacttgtattttttttttcagtgtaacttatttaatttgataaCGTAGAGATTACAATAATCATATTAGTATAAttgaatttattgattaaatgtaagaatttgaaatGAAAGATGACATATTATTTAGGGTGGGGCGAAATGACCTCCATAAAGGCAAAAAATGCCCttggattaaatataaaaaaacatgcagattTATATGTCACAGCTGATAGAAATCTGATAAGAatattgcttcagaataaatcatatttcataATCCGAATTGAGGCTAAagtaaaaggagcccctaccaagtattgagtacattaAATTAGCATACCTTACAGAAAGccattggtggggttttgttaaatattagccaaaatcatcacaataaaaataaccaaagacttaaactacttcagtctgtatgcattgaatttatttaatacacaaatgtaactttttgagttgaattactgaaataaatgaacttttccacaacattttaatttattgagattaaCCTGTATGCAGTGGCCtttccagacaattttgattgggggggcaatggggggtcctggtcatttcaagggggtctcatgaaaaccaacaaacaatacagtggacatggacaataactgcatattactgctactaaacaacagaaacaacacagcatatcatctactttgttttttattaattaatcaattgcagtttgcaaacaatatgctcaaattaaagcatttattcattcaaataataatgactaagcattcattcattaaataccgtattttccacactataagCGCACCGGATTATAGagcgcaccttcaatgaatggcctattttagaattgttttcatatataaggcgctccggattataaggccTACTGTCggtttttaagaaaattaaaggCTTGTAAGGGTGCCTTATAGTGCTGAAAATATGGTAAGCATTAATTCATTAAGCATTAAATTAAAGTGTAATGCTGTAAACAACCTTCAtagtcacgggaagaaggaggcgggaaccggcggacatttaaataaagctttaataataatataatcacaaTACAGCGCAACAGCCTCTCACagacgactgccgcgcacaaacaaaaccaatacacaaaataaaaacaacagggTGGCCATGACAGGAGTTGTTTTCTGAGGTTGTGTTTTACTCTGTGACctgaaataaaagataaatcTGCATTATTTGTCTAAATACTTTTACTTATCTTAAGTTCATGGCGACTGATGATCAAACTAAACCAACAAAAAGCTTAACTAGTCTTAGACGCCGTACCTTAAACCAGTCGTGGAGATGCATCTTGTCCAGACTGAGTCTCTTCTGTGGATCAGGCTGCAGACAATCACAAATCATCTGGCAGCATTCtgtgaagagaagaaaaaaaaagaatatattttatatattatattataaacgtATACTTTAAACCTGCTCTCTTTGAAGCTATTGGTCCTTTTTGTATGATCTGGAGTTCATTGTTTGATGAAGATCTCACCTTTTGACAAGCCAGGTCTGGTCCAGAGGTTCACAGTGATCTTGTGTCGATCGATGGATGTAGGGCAATCCCCGCACAGCATTTCAAACAAGATGAACCCTAGTGTCCACACTGTGGTTGGCTTTGCTTTGTACCTGCCCTTCAAGTTGAACTCAGGTGGACAGTACTCTTTCGTGCCTGCATGAAAGATGTCTGATGTTTAATCAATTATCGCAGCATGTTGAGTGCATATAAGATGTGTATCTGTGAGATAATTAATAAAGCGCTTCATAACACATACCACAAAAGGATTTGAAGGCAGATCTCTTCATGACTGCACCGCAGCCGAAGTCAATTAATTTGACCTCCATGGTGTCCTGGTTCACCAAGATGTTCTCCAGTTTTATATCACGATGGAAGACGCCACGATCACAGCAAGTTTTAGCGGCATCAATGATCTGCCGCATAATATTTCTAGCAATCCCCTCGTCAAGCTTTTCTTCATCATCCACAAAAGTAAACAAATCCACGCAAGGCACTGGTCGCTCCATGACTATCACGTAGTGATCTGTGTCATCCTCCCAGTCAAGCAGCTTAATGATCTGGGAAACGCTGGGGCCATTGTTGGCCATGAGCATCAGGCCAATCTCCATTGGCAGACGTTTGGGATGACCACGCTAACAGAAAGAAAACATGATGCTTAGATGGAGGTGGTTTCCcaaattattcacaaataatttCTAGTAAAGCTCAACTGTAGACTGTGGTTAAAATGAATATAGGGTGTGATCAACTGAAAAGA is drawn from Carassius auratus strain Wakin chromosome 40, ASM336829v1, whole genome shotgun sequence and contains these coding sequences:
- the LOC113058307 gene encoding serine/threonine-protein kinase pim-2-like isoform X3 produces the protein MTENRQPAPVGALETDGGRTMKSFWKWAALHFPSRRKGTYDLAKAEEKYGTEAETQWRDSDDPAPEDLLAAEEQQKHSVLDKNQNERCVHPKDGPITSESRHPHLSVSAAEIDGGREEEGREEKKKKKKKKKKKKKSFWKWPALHFPCSGAGTYDLAEVEEKYWTEAGTHWRDSDVDQSVHEHSVQPKDSPTRSEETPVSAGENDGGRTEAGREEVLSTEEQLVQDILDKGHKQYKIGRMLGEGGCGRVYEGTRCEDGLKVAVKCSEKSPDMSYIRVRGHPKRLPMEIGLMLMANNGPSVSQIIKLLDWEDDTDHYVIVMERPVPCVDLFTFVDDEEKLDEGIARNIMRQIIDAAKTCCDRGVFHRDIKLENILVNQDTMEVKLIDFGCGAVMKRSAFKSFCGTKEYCPPEFNLKGRYKAKPTTVWTLGFILFEMLCGDCPTSIDRHKITVNLWTRPGLSKECCQMICDCLQPDPQKRLSLDKMHLHDWFKVTA
- the LOC113058307 gene encoding serine/threonine-protein kinase pim-2-like isoform X1 is translated as MTENRQPAPVGALETDGGRTMKSFWKWAALHFPSRRKGTYDLAKAEEKYGTEAETQWRDSDDPAPEDLLAAEEQQKHSVLDKNQNERCVHPKDGPITSESRHPHLSVSAAEIDGGREEEGREEKKKKKKKKKKKKKSFWKWPALHFPCSGAGTYDLAEVEEKYWTEAGTHWRDSDVDQSVHEHSVQPKDSPTRSEETPVSAGENDGGRTEAGREEVLSTEEQLVQDILDKGHKQYKIGRMLGEGGCGRVYEGTRCEDGLKVAVKCSEKSPDMSYIRVRGHPKRLPMEIGLMLMANNGPSVSQIIKLLDWEDDTDHYVIVMERPVPCVDLFTFVDDEEKLDEGIARNIMRQIIDAAKTCCDRGVFHRDIKLENILVNQDTMEVKLIDFGCGAVMKRSAFKSFCGTKEYCPPEFNLKGRYKAKPTTVWTLGFILFEMLCGDCPTSIDRHKITVNLWTRPGLSKECCQMICDCLQPDPQKRLSLDKMHLHDWFKVRRLRLVKLFVGLV
- the LOC113058307 gene encoding serine/threonine-protein kinase pim-2-like isoform X2 codes for the protein MTENRQPAPVGALETDGGRTMKSFWKWAALHFPSRRKGTYDLAKAEEKYGTEAETQWRDSDDPAPEDLLAAEEQQKHSVLDKNQNERCVHPKDGPITSESRHPHLSVSAAEIDGGREEEGREEKKKKKKKKKKKKKSFWKWPALHFPCSGAGTYDLAEVEEKYWTEAGTHWRDSDDQSVHEHSVQPKDSPTRSEETPVSAGENDGGRTEAGREEVLSTEEQLVQDILDKGHKQYKIGRMLGEGGCGRVYEGTRCEDGLKVAVKCSEKSPDMSYIRVRGHPKRLPMEIGLMLMANNGPSVSQIIKLLDWEDDTDHYVIVMERPVPCVDLFTFVDDEEKLDEGIARNIMRQIIDAAKTCCDRGVFHRDIKLENILVNQDTMEVKLIDFGCGAVMKRSAFKSFCGTKEYCPPEFNLKGRYKAKPTTVWTLGFILFEMLCGDCPTSIDRHKITVNLWTRPGLSKECCQMICDCLQPDPQKRLSLDKMHLHDWFKVRRLRLVKLFVGLV